The genomic interval ttaaaaaatttgaaaaatgttcatagaaaaatgtgtaaaactgtaaatgatgtacaaaaaaaactgtttatagtTCTCTGTAGATATTAacttatttattcctttttgtcaccaaaaacagaaaatataaaaatactatttttaatcTACCGTCTCCTTCTTTTCTTCAAgtaaaacagaaacagtttaTGGAGCAAACCCATCAGTTTCCATTTGACTTTAAAGAGACTTTTATGGCACGTTTTTCCAGAGACCAAAAGTCCTTTACAgtccacacacacatttattgaCAACTATGAACGAGGTAAACATGAAACGATCAGCTGATCCTGAGGGAACAGCTGGAACTCCACTCAGGGAGGAGTTCAACATGAAAACCTGAAACAAAAACCCTTTTCCTTTCAGTCCACTCAGCCTGGGCTTTCTCAGAAATCGACCAGTATTTGTGTTCTGAACACCTCGGGTTCGGTCTGGGGTAGATGCTGAACTGGTTATTTTGGCTCTGGTGCAGCCGCTCTGCCTTCGTCCTGCAGTCTGAATGGTTATGCAAACCACACAATCAGACCTCTGCATGTCAGTTTTAATGCATGAATGCAAACGCACATTCAAGATGAATGATTATCCTCCCTGTTCTAGGAAAAAAGCCCAGCGTGAGCCGTTTTATAGACTTGATAAACTTCAGGGAACTATTTTATAgtctaacatttttatttttattatacgACATGTGACGGTGCCAAGGAACTCCATGTGCACAGAGATCAGTCATTTAATGTTgaagttttactttgtttacaaTGAAATCGTTGAGGGAACtgtttatttaacattaaaatgactaaaatatgCTCCTGAGCTTGTTACTCCGCACTCCTATGAGTTACTCATTTGCTTTTTTGAttactgttttaaagaaacaaagttaATTGTTGttgatttcattattttaaattttgatgccaatattttctcttttattgcAAATAGATATTGACTCAAATAATGGCTATAGGCCTTTTTTTAACTCAGACTAATCGGCATCTGCCCTTATAAAACGAAAACAACCATACTGGTAATGTGACGCATCTGTTTAAAACATGGAAGAACTTTTTCTGAGCAGTGAGAGTGAACAGAAGACAACAGTCAGGCTCTCCCTGAGGAATGTCTCTGTTTGATGACCTGAAAATACAAAGAAGCTCACAGACAGTTTTCAGTCCTACCACAGTCTGCAGAGCATCTTCCTCTTTCAGCGGATTCATCGTGGTAATCCAAAGAGTCTCTGATCAGATCCAGTCAGCAGCTTCACTGTTCACAACAACAGATCAAAAATCCTCCAGATGGACTCAAAGAGTTTCTGCTGTGAGCTGGAAAGATCAGAATCCCATCTGGGGCCTCTTCTTCTTTGGTTGGGACGACTGTGACAGCCTCAGCTGTCTCTGTGACCCCCGGGAGGGCGAGAGGAGCTGGGAGGAGGCCATGGGCGAGAAAGGACTTCTGGACGGAACCGGCCTGGTGCTTCCCAGAGAGGCCGGCAGAGAGCGCAGCTGAGAGGACGAGGGCCGCTCATGTCCGGCGGTTTCCGTTTCAGATGGATGATCCTATAAATATCAAGAACCAGAGTGAGTACAAGCACAACAATCCTCAGAACATTTACATACAagtccacaaacacacacggcaACATTTccctgatgatgatgatgctgcaTGCACACCGGCCTCAGGAAAGTACATTGGAGCAACTGCTTTCCAAACCTGGAGATCTGCTCAACATTTTGCTCCAAACGTCTTCCATCAGGGCGTACCacaaatggttcccaagtgcagctctgtctgcagctcactgctcccccaggggGGTTTAggtttatcttttaaatttcCACCCAAAATCTCCTACGAGCTTTAATCAAACTCCACGCATACAATGAACATTCCACAGGCGAAGGACGGTCTCCACGCCCGCTCCTCTACTCCTGCACTcctgaaacctcttctccactTCGAGGGAGTATTCTTATGCTCCTGTGACCTCTGGGGATTTCCTGAGAACACATTTTTACCCCAGGCTCACACcgctagcgttacagctctgATGTGAGCGAcgcagtctttacgtaactttaaaagtgtgagatgaaatcccactgcaggcgttcacgtcttGCGTCTGCAGTCAGGTCTCCgcttcgtttggttcaaatttcgCCGTAAGACGCAGCTGAACCGCAGCAAATAAAGGGGGGGTTAGCGTGAACGTATGTGAGTTCGGAGTTTTGCgaggttggcagcagagcctgaAGCTGGAGCCAACCTGTAGCTAGTatgagccatcggctgtagctagaccgctctcGCATCACACCTGAGCTGTGACGGTAGTcgtgtgagcccggggtcaCGCTCCTAAAACTAGGTGGTGGAAGACTGTGCGCTCGTGGAGCTTCTCCTGCACACCCGTGTGAAACTTaccattgaaggaaaaaaataaaaaacccaaaaatacCCGCTGGCattcatttttctaatgaaaactaaaaatgaagagagggaaaaaggactgctttatttattaatcaatttCTAAACTTCTGTAGTAAACGAATCATTTCggatgtttccatttttaaaaaatgaagcatacacataatgaatgtttaaattcatttccTAAGAAAAGTGTTGTATCTCGGGGTGAGGAAAACACGAAAAGAGGaactcttagaaaatgaatttaaacattcattatgGGTGGAGTGGAAGTAGTTTGGTGTCAGACATATTAAAATATCGAATTTAAAAGCTCTTTGTCTGTTTGTTCCGTTTTCAATTCAATACTTTATTGGAAAGGCAAAGAATGGATCTGTTTCTCTTCaatagtttagaaaattatCATTGTatgaaatagtcatttttacatgtttttgtttattttaccttGAAAAACCAGATCCAGTTATGGCCTCAGTATTGCCCTAGCAACGCTAATGGGGCGGGGCCAATAGATAAGTGGTCAATCACACGCAGGTTTATGTTTTCTCTGGCAGGAGTTGTTATGCGTGGACCGGTGTGGTAGGACTGCAGGAGCCCTGAAGGAGGCAGAACTGCGCCCGTGGAACGTTCATTGCACACGTGGAGTCTGATATACGCACATGGGGGACCTTTGGTAGAAATGTAACGCCATACTCTTTCATCAGTTCTTCAAAAGTTCTCCTTCCATCTTTTCCATCACACTTGTAGAACTTGtcaaatagggctgccacaaacgattattttagtcgactaatcacggactattttttccaatcagtcgactaatcaggctgtgtgcaaactggatgtaaagcacacatcttagccatcattagcttGAAACCAActaaaacgctaaagttgatactgaaatcactgaagctagtaGCAGAAAACGCACAagttgttgtttaaaaaaggtaaaattgatagctaaaaacgctgatgttgatagctaaaaacattgaagctaatagctgaaaacactgaagctgatagccagctaaaatattatttaaatgccaaattatcctaaaaaatggagataaagcctaaatttgccaaaacagctagcatgtagctgagatataagctaaattccaaaatataataaatgccaaaatagtccaaaaagctagcagaatgccaatataactttcaacttacTACACTCCAGCTCCATatgatataaaataacgactaatcgactagttgactattttaatagtttactggttgttgattagtcgtcttatcatggcagccctactgtcAACACCTTCCATCTGTACAGATCCACTCTCTGTCCTGGTCGTCCAGGTCCTCTTAAGGTCTTTGTTCATCACCTCCACCTGCATCTCGCTGTAGTTCTATCTGCCGTCTTCTGTCCTCTTAACAAAACTCCTTCATTCACCATCAAATCTCTTGACCTTCTTTCTGTCTTCCGTTTCCATAAACACTGCAGCGGTCCATCAGCATAGAAATGACCACACGTAATTGGAAAACAGagatctaataaaaaaattgattcatctttttttaatctgactttCATCTCTAGAACTTTGTCTCCTTCATACAAGAGCCAGCCAAAAATCAGGACCTGATATTTACTCACACGCCAACTGTTTTACATTTAGTGGAAACTTCAACATCAGGAATGTCTGAGTGTGGTGAAGGCATCTGAATCAGCGTCCTGTGCTGTGACAGACGAAGACCCTCACCTGTGCTGGAAACAGAGCGTTCAGGTGGTCCTGTGTGGGTCTCTTCCTCCTCTGACCGGCTGCTGTGACCTCATAGCTCCTCGTCTGGGACAGAGACGGGGTCTGGGATTGGTCGGGAACCTGCAGCTCACTTTGTGTGTCTTTAGGTCTCTTAGGTGTGGCGGAGGGGGTGGGACCTGGAGCATCAGCGTCAAAGATACCTCCTTGATTCTCATCCTGAATACGTTTAGCCAGCCGGGACAGAACCCCAGCACCCTCGGAGTCAGACCACTGCCTCTGACTCGGCATAGAGGAGTCTGAGAAGTCATCCAGCTGGGACtggctgctgcaggaggaggtgaagCTGTGGCTCAGCTCCCACTGCTGACCTGCAGCTCTCCTGGCTTCCTtctgcctcctcctcttcctcctcagactCTGCATCTTGGCATCTCGGTTTAACCCCAGCTCCTCCTCCCACCATGCCTTCCACGCGCTCTCACCCTGCCAGGACAGGGTCAGTCGTTGGCTGAGCGGATCCGTCCAATCGTCCGTGTTGACCAGTTCTGGCACAGGCACCCTGAGGTCTTCAGAGACGGGGCTGTGCAGCAGCAGTGAGCGTTCATGCATGCATGACAGcagtttctgctgcagactTTCCACTCGCTCCTTCTCTGCTGGTTCTCTAGAACCAGACTGTGGCAGACACAGCAGACCTCTGGTGTTGGTGGTTAAATGCTTGTACcactgggggcggggcttttccTCACAACTTCTTTGCCTCAGTTTCTGGAGCCAGAGTTTCCATGTCATCAGAGTTCTGCTGCTGAGCTCTGCTGGGTTCTGCTGCTGAGCAGGAGTGCAGCTGCTGGTCTCATCAGCCTCTTCACTGTGATGTTCTTCCTCCCCTTCAGCTCCGTCTGCATCTGCGGCTCTCTCTTCATTCATTTCTGGCTCGTCGTTGAAGAAAACCTGCAGCTGCATCCGCTTCagcttcctcctcctgctctcgtACTCCGAGCACTCAGAGGAGGAATCGGAAAACTGCTTCTTAGAGCCTTGCTTTCCTTCTGGAGTTTCTGGGACAGCCGTTTGGGAGCTCATGGCCTGAGTTGGCTCACATATGTCCTCATCGCTGCAGGAGTCTGAGACGAGCGGCGCTGCTGGTGGCTGGGCTGCAGTTGGTCTTCTTGGTGGCGTTGAGGCTGCCTCCGTAGGGGAGCGCTCTGCTGATGTGCTGCAGCCCTGgagctggagctccagtgtctGACAAAACACATCTCCTGCCTCCGTCAGCTGCAGGACACACATGTGCTCCTCAGGTCCTCCTCCTGCTTTACTTATGATACAGGTCAGTCCTGGACAGACGAAAGGAGCGAGTTAGGTCACATCTTTAcatctaaaaagaaaacagtgatCCAGGACTGCAGACTATGTTCAGAATTCTGAGGGTACAGCTGGGTCTGGAGATGATTTCATTGAGAACTAGTCTGAGATGTTTTAAGCTGCGCGTGGAAAAAAGTCTAGACAGCAGGGAAGGACTCAGCGGGAGTTTCCCAGAGATGCAGGTCTGAACTGCTCAGTAGTCCTTTTGAAATGGGTGTGGAAAGCACATCAACCAACCAGTGTGATGCCAGGCTCTGGTCAAAACACGGCTCTGAGGTGCAGCTGTTTGCATACTTCCTACTAACATGCTGCCACACCTGCTTAAAGCTCTCTGTGCTTGGAAGCACATTTCTATGCTTCATCAGTAAAACATGGCACTGCTCTGTGCCGCACCGTGGCTTGTGATCCGTTACTCCAATAATTTCCCCTGAAGGAAACTGTTCTagtgtttggttgtttttccaTGGAAAATGATTTATAAAAGGAACTGAACTACAAGTCAACAGGAATGATTTCCACTGATggtttagttcaaatgtgaatTCTTGAGAGTTTATATTAGTGCTGCTAATTTCATTCAGTTATATGAGGAGCTTTGACATCCCCTTCCTGGCAGAGAAGAGAACTATTGTTCGTTTGTCATTACAGACCGTGTTTTGGCTCAGTGTGACGCCTGCATCATTGGACACCAAGAATCCTTCATTTCTCCCCAAAGCTTCATGAAGAAGTCCCACCAATCCCAGCTTCACAACAGCAGTAATCCTGCGCCTCAGAACTCAGTCACAGTGATGATGATGGAGAGTTCCTCCTCATACCTGCAGCAGGTGCAGACAGCCTGCTGGATGTGGTTCTGAGCCGGTGAGGGATCTGGACCGGGAGGTGCTTCAGACTGTCTCTGGGTCTGAGGAGAGCTTGAGGAGGACCTCGACTCACACTGGCCTCTGCTCTGCCTCCTGGACAGACACACAGATGCTTCCAACCATCGACTCAGAGGAGAAAATCTTTCCTTGTATCTGATACATCAGTTCATGAAACCGTTCTACCAGCTCCTGTGACTGCGTGGcagaaaaatactttcataGTAATCAATAAAGCCTAAGAAAACACAAGCTCCGCCTTTTCAGATTAAACTGCTACAAAACTATtctcaaaaacaaatttgaattgGAAATATGACCAAGTATTAGATAGATGTAAGTGTAAACACAACAGAGTTCTGAATGGACTCAGAACTGGTCCCAGTAAAGTCCAACGCCCTCTGCAGACGCACTGACCCGAGTACTGAAGCAGAACCGTCTCCTGGGAGCTGTGGGAGCCCAGCAGGACTTTAGTGGTTCTGGCAGCTGCAGACTCTGAGCCGCGAGCGACGTGACAAAACAAGGGGGGAGACGCCATCATGTGGTCCCACTTGAGCATGGGAACGCAGGGGAAACGCTCGTCCAGGATGTAGGCAGAGTACtgacagacaaaaaacagaagaCGAGCTGAACGCAAACAGAGCTGCAGCTCGAGGGAGAACAGAGAAGATCACAGAACTCTTCTGTCAGATACGTTTAGTCAATGGCGAGGAAACCCAGAACCTGTTCATAAAGCAGATACTGGAAAACTTTAGCCTGTGGACACAGAAATATAAAGATCCTGATGAGCGGAGGAACCTGTGTGGTGATGAGGTGGTGGAAGGAGTGAACGTCTCCCAGATATTTGGACAGGATGAGCCGCTCTCCTCTATGACACTCAGAGGTGCTGCTGATCCGGAACAGCGTGTTGCTGGAGGACGGACTGACCTGCAGACGGGGGGGGACAGATCTTTGATAGTCATTGTCACAGGTAGAATGACATTAAACCATGAGAGAATTTAAGCAGGAGAGACTGCTGGCTGAGGTTTGTAAGCTTTTGCTTCTCTGGCTCCATCTAAAAGGAGATCTGTGGCTCCAGCTGCATCTTCCATCTCACATCACAGTTgacacaaaacatcaaaagccTCCAAACCCACAAGCATTAATGTGATTATTCAGTCCTGTAGAAGTCCTGGACTGCAAGGACTCAATTCTTTCTTACTGTGTCTCTGAGCAAAAATGTCCCCCAGtcaaactcaaaaactcaaataaattaGTATACAGCAAGTACACTTATGCCtcttttccactgagcagtccggacCGGACCAGTCCCCTCCTGGCCGGTTTAGAACGGTCCGGGttattcaagtgagcgtttccattgagcgttggaccatcaaagcgcaTGTGGGTGTAGAACAATGATGTCAAAACGGTGCGACTACagtgaaagagaagctgcatcatctgactcagaaacagacggaaaatgaaaaagataaccGCGGAGGATCATTTTAATCCAGATCAGGTGTTTATTCTGGATGAAGCCGGCCTCTACGCTGCAGAACAGtctattataaagaaaaaaaactcttcatgttgatcaatactccaatgttcttcaataaatattttacaaagcaGATCAGAAGTGTTTCTGATGAGTCTGGATCGGTAACAGACATTCTCCGGCCGCGGGGGGTGGGATGAGACAGGAGGAGGGGTGTCTCTGTATTTGTGGATTTGGCGTGTCTCCGGTCCCTACCTCTGCAATAAAGGGGGAATACTGTAGTAAAGAATTGAATCTTCTTTGCAAAAAGGTTTTGGGGGTGAAGAAGAACCCAGAtgaagaggacaaaactttgggtttggatcttgagtcgggtaAAGTGCTGGTCAGACGCTTCCTGTTGTTGTAAAAACTTCCCACCAGTCAATGAGTTACATCatgtgatgacagaagctccgcccaaacgggtccattccatttttctatggacctacaacaagGTTAgatggttgtaggtccatagaaaaatggaatggaccagaAATTGTACCAGTTGGTTCTGCCTACCGGGTCCATTTTGTttggaaacactcaaaagtcACTTTTGGTAccagctacaaatttaaactcctaaGGATTTTTATCTATCTCCTTGAGCATCACTGGAAAGCTACTtgggaaaaatgttggaattagaagttgtagataaTGAAAGCCGTTAGCGTGGCGAGCTCCTAAAAGGAGGGTCCTCTGGTCACACAATAGACGGCGTCAGAATCAATCAGCACCTAGAAGCCGAAATcgtaactttagccggttgcgaAAGCGTAAATTTcttaaactttaggaaaccctttcaaaatgatattctaaaaccttttcagaactatcagctttcacgcttttgaatgtgaataaactgtttttttgtccgtgaatcagctgatcagaatcagagtgatagctgaaattgttgAAGCTAACAGCCAGTTAGAATTAgacaaatgccaaattatcctaaaaaactgaaaaaatcctaaattagccaaaatagctagcatgtagctgaaatattagctaaactccaaaatagccaaaaaaaatcgtaataaatgccaaaatagtcctaattGCTAGCAGaatttcattttaactttcaactttactacactctgactccatataatataaagtaacaaataatcgacgattaaattagtcgattagtcgattaatcattGCAGCCCTACTGTGAAAAAGTTCATgatttttggtatttaaatgaatataaagCGATCTGCACAAACATGCGGTCTTTGAATGGGAGGGTTTTTTATGCAAAAGGACAACAAAGACCTCTGCTTCCTATAATGATGGAACTATTGATGTAAATACTACTACAGAAGCCTTCATGAAGAACTGTTAAAAACAAGCTGGGGATAGTTTCTCCAATAAACAGAACTGGATTCATAAAAATACCTCCAGAGACGACACATTAGCCCCTCCCTTGATGCTGTGATAGAAACTTATACGCAGACTCACCCTCATGTCAGTGAGCTCCGCCCCCGTCCTGTCCGCGTACAGCATCACTCTTGGGTGAGCTGAGAACTCGCACCATCTCCATGGGGATTTGGCGTTGAAGTACAGGTTGCTGTCCTCCACTCGGACCTTCTGAAACCTGATGAACCCAGTTCAGCTTCTCACGGGGGCTTCAGGCTGATCGCTCAGCAGGACTCACCCTCTGCCAACAGTCCACAGGTCTGCAGCTCCACTCTCACTTGCTACCAGAACTTCCCCTAAAACATGAGGGCTGAAGACACGGACAGAATGGGACCTGGACCTCCGTGGGGTTCATCTGAGGCTGCTCTCGTCACTAACCTGACATTGATGCAGGTTGAGAGCTCGCTGGTGTTGATCACCTGCAGCAAACGTGGCTCGTTTCTTTCACTGAACCTCCAAACGCCACAGAGGTGATCCGAGCGCACGGCGGCACAACCTGCAGACAACAGACACGTCCAGGTGAGCAGGCGCTGGCGCTCCTGAAGACCACGCTCTCCGTGCTCTCACAGTCACTGAAGAGGGATGTGCAGCTGATCTGTCTGATGGGAGCTTTGAGCTGGAAGCTCAGGGGCTTCCTGCTGCTGGCGTCCACGCAGACATCGCTCTCCTGCTGGTACTGCAGCGCCACTCCATGGAAGTCTGAGGTACTGCGTTAAGAGTCAGAATGAGCATGAAAAAACCAATGAGATCAATCACTAGAGGCtaatatcactagagatgacacaCAGGCTTTTTACTGTTGTCCAAGATAGTAAAGACTGACGCCATATTGGACTGGTATACaaacaatgagacatggttTAACAGACAGCAAAATGATTAGAAGACGATTcattttggtccaattttaGGAAAGaactgatcatcagaaaaataattccaggTTATggtattattgtttttgtacaaagtgcaacaaatgaacgacatttcaaatttttaaaaaataaatacattattacaTAGGAAACACAATCTGTTAGACTCCTCAGTCTGTGTTTATGAATTGATCGGTGAATAGCCAACATCGCCGTAGACCGCTAGCGCCTGTTGTAAATGGGCCGGTCCATCCCCCGATCAGCTTGACATGGTCTGATCTGACTGAGAGCAGTGCAGCCCGGTCGAAAGCTGCACCGGTCCTGGTGATCCTACAGACGAGAGAGAGGACTCAGTCAGCACTCCATCCACGGCGAGGAGCGGCGAGGTCCAGGCGACACCCACTTTAAAGCACGCAGCGGCCAGGATTTATTCTAAAGCTGGAGCTGGTGGCGACGCAACGCTGCGGGGTAAATTCACCCAGGGAGGGCAGCAACACTAGGCTGGGGGCTCCCTTTCTACAACTGGATCCACCCAGCCTCTATCAGAAGGACTCAGGTACCAACGCGACAGCGGGCAGACGGTCTTCCAGTCCGCCTGCCACATGGAGATTCAGCACTGATGGACTCTTCACTCTTCCctactgaggaaatcctggttagtttatttttctccacttagtaatctgattaccagcaggtcgtctggtctgatctgaggtcgaacacatacaaataccaccatcatcctccataaacATAAAGATCCGATGGtcctgacagaaaacatggaaacagtgtgaagtctaaagctgtcattgactttgaatagactaGATCAgtctaaacgttcattattgagagtaaactcactcagatcttgt from Oryzias melastigma strain HK-1 linkage group LG12, ASM292280v2, whole genome shotgun sequence carries:
- the taf1c gene encoding TATA box-binding protein-associated factor RNA polymerase I subunit C (The sequence of the model RefSeq protein was modified relative to this genomic sequence to represent the inferred CDS: added 409 bases not found in genome assembly), yielding MDHQFPAQLFPSFYNHGPPDLRQKHGAGGWGSYELVIPQEGAGPGSSWTFTSRHQVSGETWLHGEPVPIPLLSPRRAFLPPETPPGPTDFTEHMQNFYTDHSQDAFGCMSHILGENFNFTEKRGKTGHRCDSINMSKMKRFLDQLKFRVCQRSYHNRTVTRYCSLLSDVVHDIPPQLLGSLLHEELEGQRDRMLFSEAAIGGALAFVPFSPSQSHGCLLYPGGRGLDRLNFHGVALQYQQESDVCVDASSRKPLSFQLKAPIRQISCTSLFSDCCAAVRSDHLCGVWRFSERNEPRLLQVINTSELSTCINVSPHVLGEVLVASESGAADLWTVGRGFQKVRVEDSNLYFNAKSPWRWCEFSAHPRVMLYADRTGAELTDMRVSPSSSNTLFRISSTSECHRGERLILSKYLGDVHSFHHLITTQYSAYILDERFPCVPMLKWDHMMASPPLFCHVARGSESAAARTTKVLLGSHSSQETVLLQYSGGRAEASVSRGPPQALLRPRDSLKHLPVQIPHRLRTTSSRLSAPAAGLTCIISKAGGGPEEHMCVLQLTEAGDVFCQTLELQLQGCSTSAERSPTEAASTPPRRPTAAQPPAAPLVSDSCSDEDICEPTQAMSSQTAVPETPEGKQGSKKQFSDSSSECSEYESRRRKLKRMQLQVFFNDEPEMNEERAADADGAEGEEEHHSEEADETSSCTPAQQQNPAELSSRTLMTWKLWLQKLRQRSCEEKPRPQWYKHLTTNTRGLLCLPQSGSREPAEKERVESLQQKLLSCMHERSLLLHSPVSEDLRVPVPELVNTDDWTDPLSQRLTLSWQGESAWKAWWEEELGLNRDAKMQSLRRKRRRQKEARRAAGQQWELSHSFTSSCSSQSQLDDFSDSSMPSQRQWSDSEGAGVLSRLAKRIQDENQGGIFDADAPGPTPSATPKRPKDTQSELQVPDQSQTPSLSQTRSYEVTAAGQRRKRPTQDHLNALFPAQDHPSETETAGHERPSSSQLRSLPASLGSTRPVPSRSPFSPMASSQLLSPSRGSQRQLRLSQSSQPKKKRPQMGF